A stretch of the Candidatus Aquicultor sp. genome encodes the following:
- a CDS encoding DNA alkylation repair protein, with protein sequence MPAIGIRSRALVLLNELKSLSNPKAVEGMAHYGINPENTLGVSIPTIRAMAKRAGKNHELAAELWASKIHGARILASMVDEPKRVTEEQMECWVRDFDSWDVCDQVCMNLFEDTPFAYQKAVQRSARDIETTNAVSCYHLMEVNALKLSTLKPL encoded by the coding sequence ATGCCGGCTATTGGCATACGCTCTAGGGCGCTTGTTTTACTCAACGAACTGAAAAGTTTGTCCAATCCGAAAGCGGTTGAAGGTATGGCCCACTATGGAATTAACCCCGAAAACACGCTCGGTGTGTCGATTCCCACTATCCGGGCGATGGCTAAACGTGCGGGCAAGAACCACGAGCTTGCAGCCGAGCTGTGGGCGAGTAAGATTCATGGAGCGCGTATCCTGGCAAGTATGGTCGATGAGCCAAAGCGGGTAACAGAAGAGCAAATGGAATGTTGGGTTCGCGATTTCGATTCATGGGATGTGTGCGACCAGGTGTGCATGAATCTGTTTGAAGATACGCCGTTCGCCTATCAAAAGGCCGTGCAGCGGAGTGCCCGCGATATTGAAACAACAAACGCTGTTAGCTGCTATCATCTCATGGAAGTTAACGCTTTGAAACTATCGACACTGAAGCCATTATAG
- a CDS encoding MBL fold metallo-hydrolase, with product MIEEEVGAKLLAGNTYYFPGLANSGFKGGCLIDTGPEESIYDGFDIREVLITHGHADHFSSAAVLRRRGARIVASREEVSLIENPEINIRGMFSWAKPSDEMVTKLFRGEGCRVDAYLDQWHDSGIQVIPLPGHSLGHSGFLTEDGVLFTGDALYLKELWERHPLPYAIDVGLVKSSLELIDSLDFEVLVPAHGRPITKAESRSHIQYHTERIEAISTIVLAALQEACTTEEIIAAVSAELGLFENPAQYWLAVTTVKGFLASLMQQKLLGFFVKNHAGYWHTL from the coding sequence ATGATAGAAGAAGAAGTTGGGGCAAAACTACTTGCGGGGAACACCTACTATTTCCCGGGGCTTGCTAATTCAGGCTTTAAAGGTGGTTGCCTTATTGATACCGGCCCGGAAGAATCTATCTATGACGGGTTCGATATTCGCGAAGTTCTCATAACACACGGCCATGCCGATCACTTCTCCAGTGCCGCAGTATTGCGCCGGCGGGGCGCGCGGATCGTCGCGTCGCGCGAGGAAGTATCGCTCATCGAAAACCCCGAAATTAATATTCGGGGTATGTTCTCATGGGCTAAGCCGTCCGATGAAATGGTGACGAAACTCTTTCGCGGAGAAGGATGCCGGGTCGATGCCTATCTCGACCAGTGGCATGATTCGGGTATTCAGGTCATACCGCTTCCCGGGCATTCGTTAGGTCACTCAGGTTTTTTAACTGAAGACGGCGTTCTTTTTACGGGCGACGCGCTTTATCTAAAAGAGCTGTGGGAACGCCATCCGCTACCGTACGCTATCGATGTCGGGCTTGTAAAAAGCTCGCTCGAACTTATAGACTCGCTCGACTTTGAGGTGCTTGTGCCGGCGCACGGCCGGCCGATAACCAAAGCGGAGAGCCGCAGCCATATACAATACCACACCGAGCGCATCGAGGCGATTTCCACGATCGTCCTTGCCGCGCTGCAGGAAGCCTGCACGACCGAAGAGATTATCGCTGCCGTCTCGGCGGAGCTTGGTCTATTCGAAAACCCGGCGCAGTACTGGCTGGCTGTTACCACAGTAAAAGGGTTTTTGGCGAGTTTAATGCAGCAGAAGCTGCTCGGATTCTTCGTAAAGAATCATGCCGGCTATTGGCATACGCTCTAG